The following proteins are co-located in the Rhodanobacteraceae bacterium genome:
- a CDS encoding sigma 54-interacting transcriptional regulator: protein MRSAKRGCACCRCALAIADSADACLFLARTDTGTPIELEHEDLRVQAELAPGQDPAGFSHLAELAHALLALARPARRAPPAEAEIEWPTPQPLDPRVRKLHRQAARVARSGIHVLVRGESGTGKELLARFLHAHSGQPETPFVAVNCAAFPEDLLEAELFGVEKGVATGVDARAGLFERADGGTPVPR from the coding sequence GTGCGCTCGGCGAAGCGTGGATGCGCTTGCTGCCGCTGCGCGCTGGCGATCGCCGATTCAGCCGATGCCTGCCTGTTCCTCGCGCGCACCGACACCGGCACACCCATCGAACTCGAACACGAGGACCTGCGCGTACAGGCCGAGCTGGCGCCGGGCCAGGATCCGGCCGGGTTTTCCCACCTCGCCGAGCTCGCGCATGCGCTGCTCGCGCTGGCGCGCCCGGCGCGACGCGCGCCGCCCGCCGAGGCGGAGATCGAATGGCCCACGCCGCAACCGCTGGATCCGCGCGTGCGCAAGCTGCACCGGCAGGCCGCACGGGTCGCCCGCAGTGGCATCCACGTGCTGGTGCGCGGCGAATCCGGCACCGGCAAGGAACTGCTCGCGCGCTTCCTGCACGCGCACAGCGGCCAGCCGGAGACGCCCTTCGTCGCCGTCAATTGCGCGGCCTTCCCGGAGGACCTGCTGGAGGCCGAGTTGTTCGGCGTCGAGAAGGGCGTCGCCACCGGCGTCGACGCACGCGCCGGCCTGTTCGAGCGCGCCGACGGCGGCACCCCTGTTCCTCGATGA